The genomic DNA GCGCTCTCTTAACCCGACGCCGCTTAATGCCGACGCGATGTTCACCACTGAACCCGATCCCTGGGGCTTCATAACCCGGGCAGCCGCACGGCAACACAACCATACGCCAGTTAGATTGATGTCGATTACTTGCTTAAACTCGTCGAGGGGAAACTCCTCTACGGGATGCCGAATATTAATCCCCGCGCTGTTGATCAACACGTCCAGCTTGCCGTATTTCTCGATGACGGTATCAAATACCCGATCCACGTCTTTTTCACGGGTTACATCTCCAGCGAGACCGAGACTCTCTTGCCGTGTTTCTTCTGCGATCTCTGCGGCCACGCGGTCACAATCTGCCTGCGTCCGCGAGCAAATGACGGTTTTTGCACCGGCCTGCGCCAATCCCATCGCCATTGATGCGCCCAATCCTTTGGATCCCCCGGTGATTAACGCGACCTTTCCATCCAATCGAAATAAATCCATTACATATATTTCTGACATGTTTTCTCCAGTGGTCATCTATGGTCTCAATGTAACCTTTACGGACTGAGTTCCATCTGCGACGAGGTCCATACCCTTGTGAAAATCCTCAAGTGGCAATTGATGGGTTACGATCTGGTCCATTGGGAGGCGTCCCTGTTCCAGCATTCGAATGGCAATGGGATAACAATGCGGACTCAGATGGGCGCCGTGAATATTGAGTTCTTTTGTATCGCCAATAATCGTCCAATCCGTTGTCACGGGTTCGCGCATTACGCTGAATTCGACAAATGTGCCGAGTTTGCAAATCATGAGCAGTCCCTGTTCCACTGCCGAGGGATGCCCGGTCGCCTCGATGTACACATCGCAACCATAACCTTCTGTCAATTTATGGACTTCGTCAACCACATCCACCGAATTTGGATTCAGCCCCAGATCCGCCCCACACGCTCTGGCTATTTCCAGCCGTTTATCACTTAGGTCTAAGGCAATTAGCAATGCGGGATTCTTCATTCGCGCGGCAGCGACCATACCCAGGCCCAGCGGTCCCGCGCCAGCAATGACGACTGTGTGGTTTAACTGGATATTGCCGCGTTCGACCGCGTGAATCGCACAGGCGAGGGGTTCTACATACGCCGCATGCGCGGCGGGTATGGATTTTGGCACGCGATAATTCAGGGCTTTAGCAGGCAACCTGCAATATTCGGCCATTGCGCCAAAGGTCGCCTGGCGAAAGCCGTAAATATCGTGTACCATGCACATCCAGTATTGCCCGCGCAAGCAATAACGACACGCGCCGCACGGCACGATTTGCTCCGATACGGCGAGGTCGCCAATCGCCAACCCGTATTTGTCACCCGCACCGTCGCCGAGTGCAACGACCTCTCCCACAAATTCGTGCCCGGGAATAATTGGTGCCTGGCAATAGCCCTCGCGGTGGGAATCGCCCCAGAACATGGGTGCTCCCAGATAGCACTTTAAATCGCTTGCACATATACCGACCGATTGCACGCGAAGTAGAACCTCTCCCGCCTCTATCTGGGGTACTACGTATTCTTCCAGGCGATAATCTTCGGGCGCGCGGCACATGACTACGGGCATTGTTTTTGGCAGATCACCCATATCAAATCCTTTTCTTGACAAGAGAAAGTCCTTAGGATACACTTTAGCAGTTTGATAGTATAAAGAAAAACGAAAATATTTTCATCTTTAACCTTATGAGGTAAAAGTGGCAATTGGTATTGGCTTGATTGGCATGGGTGTTGTGGGCGGCGGTGTGGCCCGCATCCTTCGAGATCGGGAACGCGAATTCAAAGACGTTCGGGGTCTCGATCTCGATATTCGCAAGGTTGCTGTGCGCGATTTGTCCAAATCTCGCGCAATTGATTTGATTCCCGATTGTTTTACGACCAATCCTATGGATGTGGTCTCGGATCCGACAATTCAGATTGTGGTCGAGGTGATGGGCGGTGTTGATGCGGCTTATGATCTCGTTCTCGCGGCGCTTCAAAATGGGAAAGATGTTGTTACGGCGAACAAAGCTCTTCTTGCCGAACGCGGCGACAGCCTGTTTGAGGCTGCGGTAAAAAATAATGCAGGACTTGGCTTTGAAGCCAGTGTATGTGGTGGTATTCCCATTATCCAGACACTCAGCCAGGGTCTGGTGGCGAATAATATTCAATCGCTTTACGGCATCCTCAACGGCACGACGAACTACATCCTCACCCGTATGACAGAAGCCGGAGAGGATTTTGGTCCCATGCTCAAAGAAGCACAGGACAAAGGGTTTGCTGAAGCCGATCCCACCATGGATATCGACGGCACGGATGCAGCTCAAAAGCTCGCGCTTCTCTGTCGCCTCGCCTTCCGCCAGCGCGTCTCGTCTGGCGATATTCTCAAAGAGGGCATCTCTCACATTACCGCATTGGATATCGATTTTGCCCGCGAACTCGGTTATACCATCAAATTGCTCGGCATAGCCCGCGTGGTGGGAAATCGCATTGAGGTGCGCGTGCATCCCGCCTTTGTGCCTCACGATGCACTCCTGGCCGATATTCGCAATGAATTTAACGCTGTGGAAATTGTCGGCAGTGCGGTTGACGCCCAGGTCTTTTACGGCAAAGGCGCCGGTGAATTGCCCACAGCCAGCGCGGTGGTCGCCGATCTGGTCGCCATTGCCGAACGGCGCAAAGCCGGTCTTGGTCCCGCGGGAGCACCACTTGCTCCGCTACCCGAGGCGGACCTCGTTCCCACCGGCGATATTCAGACTGGCAGCTATTGTCGGCTTACCGTTTACGACAAACCCGGGGTTCTGGCACAGGTTGCAGCGCTCTTTGCCGGTGAAGATATCAGCATAGAAACGGTCATCCAGCACGGGCGCTCGGAAACAGAAGGTGGCACGGTTCCCCTGATCATGATCACGCACGATGCTCCCGAATCCGCGATGCAACGCGCCATCGTGCGCATCGGGAATTTGTCCGCTGTGACAGAAAAACCGCAGATTATTCGGATTTTGCATCCGTGAGGGGATGTGAAAACAAAAAAGCGGCAGAGAATTTTCTCTGCCGCTTCGGATCAAAAGATTGTGTTGTTCACTTCCATCCTGTTCGCTTTTGTACCTCGCGCCATAATGCCTTCATCGTTCCGTTTTCCTCAGCCGTGTTCTCATCTCCAGTTTCACTTACTTCTTCAGATGTTGCATCCATCGCGGTTTCGCCTTCTTCTTCCTCGTCTTGATTGATCACCTGTGCCACATCAATTACCTGATCGCCGTCATCCGGATTGATCAATCGGACGCCTTGTGCATTGCGCCCAATCACGCTCACGTCCGCTACTTTCTGTCGGATCAAGATGCCGTTCTGCGTCACAATCACCATATCGTCGCGGCTGTCTTCCATCACGCCCATCATTGATACCACAGGACCATTGCGATCTGTGGTCTTGATGTTGATCACGCCTTTTACACCCCGATTTGTCAGGCGATAATCCGAAACCGGTGTGCGCTTGCCATATCCATTGGCACATACCGTCAATAAATGAGACTGCTCTAACTCTTCAGGTCTAACGACGACCATGCCTACCACGACATCATCGCCTTGCAAGGACACGCCGCGCACACCCTGTGAGTTGCGCCCCATAGCCCGCACTTTGTTTTCGTCAAAGTACACAGCTTGTCCGTTCTTTGTGGCAATGATAACCTGGTCGTCACCCCCTGTAACCGCGGCTTTGATTAGCTGATCGTCTTCCCGGACATTCATTGCAATAATGCCACCCTTGCGCGGGCGACTATAAGCCGATAGCGCGGTCTTTTTTGTTAGCCCCTTTCGGGTTATAGACAGCAGATAGCGATCTTCATCAAATTCGCGCACTGGCACGACTTCGGCGACCTTATGCCCAAAGGGGATATCCACGACATTGACAATGGGCCGACCGCGCGCTTGACGCGTACCCCGCGGAATTTCATGCACTTTTAGCCACACACAGTGCCCGCGGTCTGTCAATACGAGGATATAACTGTGCGTGGAAGCCACGAACAAGCTTTCTACAAAATCTTCATCTTTTGTTCGCATACCCGTGATTCCGCGTCCGCCCCGGTTTTGTGCGCGATAGGTGGATACTGGAATGCGTTTGATGTATCCATTGTGAGAAATTGTAATGACCATATCCTCTTCGTGGATCAAATCTTCAATACTGAACTCAGAGGCCGCGAACACGATTTCTGACCGCCGATCGTCGCCGTATTTTTCGCGCATCACACCCAATTCGTCTTTGACTATTTGCATGCGCGATTCTCGGTTGTCCAGAATAGAGCGCAATCGTTCAATCTCCTGCACCAGGTCGGAGTATTCGTCTTCTATCTTTTGTTGCTCCATGTTGGTCAATCGCTGCAATGTCATGGACAGAATGGCCTGTACCTGGCGTTCAGACAATTGGTGTTGTTCTTCGGTCGATTGGAGTTGTCCTCTAGACAATTTGAGTTGTGTCAACGCACGCCGCGCTTCGTTGGTATCTTTTGACCCGCGGATAATGCGGATTACTTCGTCGATGTTGTCCTGGGCGAGTATTAATCCTTCCAGGATATGTGCGCGGTCTTCAGCGACTCGCAGTTCGTATTCTGTGCGTCGCTTTACGACATCGTGGCGGTGGTCGATATAGCACTGTAACATGTGTTTCAAGGTCACTTGTTGCGGCCGGCCGTTGACCAGCGCAACCATATTGGCCGCAAATGTCGATTCCAATTGGGTATTTTTGTAGAGTTGGTTCAAGATCACGTCCCCGACCACATCGCGTTTGAGTTCCACCACGATGCGCAGTCCATCGCGGTCGGATTCATCCTGAATATTTGAAATCCCTTCAATGCGTTTTTCGCGCACCAGATCCGCCATTTTTTCCAATAGCGTTGTCTTGTTCACCATATAGGGGATTTCTGTGATGATAATGGTTTCTCGACCAGTTTTGTCTTCTTCTATATCGGCTTTTGCCCGGATCCGCAGATGTCCGCGTCCCGTCTGATAGGCGTCTAAAACGCCACCTATACCATAAATGATGCCACCGGTTGGAAAGTCGGGTGCTTTGATATATTCCATCAATTCAGCGATATTCAATTCGGGATTATCGATCAATGCGACAAGGCCATCGGCGACCTCCTGCAAATTGTGCGGTGGGATTGCCGTCGCCATTGTCGTGGCAATTCCCACAGCACCGTTGCAAACCATGTTTGGAAACGCAGAAGGCAATACTTTGGGTTCTTCCAGGCGCTCGTCGTAGTTGGGGCGATAATCAACGGTCTCTTTCTCGAGATCGTTCAACATTTCTTGCCCCGGTCCGGCCATACGCGCTTCTGTGTAGCGCATTGCAGCGGGTGGATACCCGTCGATGGAGCCAAAATTACCCTGTCCATCTACAAGTGGATAACGCAATTTAAAATCCTGCGCCAGATGCACCAGCGTTGGATAGACAATGTCTTCACCGTGCGGATGATAATTGCCCGAGGCATGACCGGCAATATGAGCGCATTTTCGATGCTGTCGGTTTGCGCCCAGGCCGAGGTCATTCATCGCCACCAAAATGCGTCTTTGCGATGGCTTCATCCCATCGCGCACATCCGGCAATGCGCGATTGACCAGTGTGCTCATCGAATAATCGAGCATGGACTTCTTCAACTCATCGCCAATTTCAACAGGGATCACCCGCGATCGTTCTATCATCATTGTCTCATCGTCTCCTTTTTAAGGTCCCGACACATCCAATTCCGCTTCCAGTGCGTGTTCTTCGACGTACTTTCGCCTGGGCGCAACGTCATCACCCATAAACATTGAAAATGCGTGCTCGGCTTCCATCGTATCTTCTTCTGTAACGATTAACACCGTGCGCGTTTCGGGATTCATGGTGGTTTCCCACAATTGTTCGGGGTTCATTTCCCCCAAACCTTTGTAGCGCTGAACCGTCACGCCTCTTCCCTCTTCGCCCAATTCTTCCAATATTCGGTCTCGCTCGGCATCGTCATAGGCATAGCGTTCTGTGCGCCCTTTTTTGACCAGATATAAGGGCGGTTGTGCGATGTACACGCGTCCATCCAAAATCATCGGACGCATATAGCGAAAGAAAAACGTGAGCAACAAAGAGCGAATATGCGAGCCATCCACATCGGCATCTGCCATGATGATAATTTTACCGTAGCGCAGTTTTTCCACGTCGAAGTCTTCCCCAACACCTGCACCGAGTCCCAAAATAACGGGTTGCAACTTGTCGTTGCCCAATACCCGGTCCAGCCGCGTTTTTTCCACATTTAGCAACTTGCCCCACATCGGTAATATCGCCTGAAATGCGCGATTGCGTCCCTGCGCTGCCGAACCGCCGGCCGAGTCACCTTCCACGAGAAAAATTTCTGTTTCTTCTTTGTTTTTCGAAGAACAATCCAATAACTTACCGGGCAGGCCACCGCCTTCGAGTACGCCTTTGCGGCGCACGAGTTCGCGTGCTTTGCGCGCAGCTTCTCGCGCCCGAGCCGCATCAACGGCTTTTTGCAAAATCCTTTTTACCATATTGGGATTTTCTTCAAAGCACTCGCCCAGTTTTTCTCCCACCAGCGATTCAACAATGCCGCGCACTTCGCTGTTGCCCAGTTTCCTTTTGGTCTGACCTTCAAACTGCGGTTCGGGCACTTTCACACTGACCACAGCGGTGAGTCCTTCACGGGTATCTTCGCCTGAAAGCGCAAATTTTTCATTTTTAAACACATTGTTTTTGTTGCCATAAGTATTTAATGTCCGCGTAAGTGCTGTTCTGAATCCGGTTTCGTGTGTTCCTCCTTCGAGCGTGTGGATGTTGTTGACGTAGCTCAAAATATTTTGCTGGTAGGAATCGTTGTACTGAAATGCCACTTCGGTAACCACGCCGTCGCGTTCACCTTCAAAATGCACGGGTTCATGGAGTGCTGAACGCCCCTCATCCATATATTCCACAAAGGCTTGCAGGCCGCCGTCATAGTGAAAAATTTCTTCATAATCGTCGCGCAGATCTTTTAACGCGATGGTGAGTCCGCGGTTCAAAAATGCCAGTTCGCGCAAGCGATGCGCCACAATTTCCTGGCTGTATTCAACGGTTTCGAAAATTTCATCGTCTGGCTTAAATGTGGTCTTGGTCCCAGTGTTTGATCCCGCACCAATATCCTCTACTTCTGTAACGGGTACACCGCGTTCATAACGCTGTGAATACACCCGCCCTTCAGGGTCAATGAGTTTGGAACACACTTCAACTTCACACCATTTTGACAGGCCATTCATCACAGAGACCCCCACGCCGTGGAGGCCTCCCGAAACCGCGTAATTTTTTTTGTCAAATTTGCCCCCCGCATGCAGCACAGTCATGACGACTTCCAGGGCAGAACGGTTTTCTTCTGGATGTTGATCCACGGGAATACCACGGCCATTGTCCGTTACTGTAACTGATCCATTTTCATTGAGAAAAACTTCGATGCGGTCGCAATGCCCCCCCATGGCTTCGTCAATGCTGTTGTCAACGACTTCCCAGATCAAATGGTGCAGACCATTAACACCAGTATCGCCAATGTACATTGCCGGGCGTTTTTGCACTGCTTCAAGCCCCTTGAGAACTTGAATATCATCAGCGGTATAACCATTTTCAACTGCATCTGCCATATATGACTCCTGTGTGAGCGAATAGACGAATCAGCGAATAGACGAATCCCGCCCCGCCACCCAACTGCTATCGTTGATGAACTGGCCTGGGAACTGGCGCAGTTGTACATCACTCGTTGTGTACCATGAATTTTTGGGACATTTACCTATTGTAACCGAATTTTTTTTACCACATCACCGCCAACTTCGCGGTTCAAATTTTGACGTATTGTCTCGCATTGAAAGGTCAACCAATGCCGCCATGTGGGATTTTGTACTGAGACAGATAACTGCCCCCATCGAAAGCTGTTAACTTGCGTTACAGCCGCAATATCTTCACCCACAATTTCTTCCCACAATGACAACACGCGCTGTTCTCTCAATTTTTCCGCAAGTCCCAGGCTATCTACCACCTGGCGAATGGCATCACCTGCGGAAACCGGGTCAGATGTTGGACCACTCCGATACCTGTAAACACCGCTCTTGCGTCTGTCTGTCTCGGCATCCATAGTATTGTTCACAATTTCAACAGCCGAAATTCGTGTTTTTCAAAATCCAGATCTGGATCTCGAGCTGAGGTTACGACCACTTGCCCAAAATCGGGAATCAGGTTCAATACGGCGTTTGCCCGTTTGGGATCGAGTTCTGAAAA from Gemmatimonadota bacterium includes the following:
- the gyrA gene encoding DNA gyrase subunit A, with product MMIERSRVIPVEIGDELKKSMLDYSMSTLVNRALPDVRDGMKPSQRRILVAMNDLGLGANRQHRKCAHIAGHASGNYHPHGEDIVYPTLVHLAQDFKLRYPLVDGQGNFGSIDGYPPAAMRYTEARMAGPGQEMLNDLEKETVDYRPNYDERLEEPKVLPSAFPNMVCNGAVGIATTMATAIPPHNLQEVADGLVALIDNPELNIAELMEYIKAPDFPTGGIIYGIGGVLDAYQTGRGHLRIRAKADIEEDKTGRETIIITEIPYMVNKTTLLEKMADLVREKRIEGISNIQDESDRDGLRIVVELKRDVVGDVILNQLYKNTQLESTFAANMVALVNGRPQQVTLKHMLQCYIDHRHDVVKRRTEYELRVAEDRAHILEGLILAQDNIDEVIRIIRGSKDTNEARRALTQLKLSRGQLQSTEEQHQLSERQVQAILSMTLQRLTNMEQQKIEDEYSDLVQEIERLRSILDNRESRMQIVKDELGVMREKYGDDRRSEIVFAASEFSIEDLIHEEDMVITISHNGYIKRIPVSTYRAQNRGGRGITGMRTKDEDFVESLFVASTHSYILVLTDRGHCVWLKVHEIPRGTRQARGRPIVNVVDIPFGHKVAEVVPVREFDEDRYLLSITRKGLTKKTALSAYSRPRKGGIIAMNVREDDQLIKAAVTGGDDQVIIATKNGQAVYFDENKVRAMGRNSQGVRGVSLQGDDVVVGMVVVRPEELEQSHLLTVCANGYGKRTPVSDYRLTNRGVKGVINIKTTDRNGPVVSMMGVMEDSRDDMVIVTQNGILIRQKVADVSVIGRNAQGVRLINPDDGDQVIDVAQVINQDEEEEGETAMDATSEEVSETGDENTAEENGTMKALWREVQKRTGWK
- a CDS encoding SDR family oxidoreductase, with amino-acid sequence MSEIYVMDLFRLDGKVALITGGSKGLGASMAMGLAQAGAKTVICSRTQADCDRVAAEIAEETRQESLGLAGDVTREKDVDRVFDTVIEKYGKLDVLINSAGINIRHPVEEFPLDEFKQVIDINLTGVWLCCRAAARVMKPQGSGSVVNIASALSGVGLRERSAYCSSKAGLIGMTKTMALEWAESNVRCNALCPGPFLTEINVPLLKTPEKVKSLLELTALNRWAELHEIRGAALFLASDASSFMTGASLYVDGGWNAQ
- the gyrB gene encoding DNA topoisomerase (ATP-hydrolyzing) subunit B gives rise to the protein MADAVENGYTADDIQVLKGLEAVQKRPAMYIGDTGVNGLHHLIWEVVDNSIDEAMGGHCDRIEVFLNENGSVTVTDNGRGIPVDQHPEENRSALEVVMTVLHAGGKFDKKNYAVSGGLHGVGVSVMNGLSKWCEVEVCSKLIDPEGRVYSQRYERGVPVTEVEDIGAGSNTGTKTTFKPDDEIFETVEYSQEIVAHRLRELAFLNRGLTIALKDLRDDYEEIFHYDGGLQAFVEYMDEGRSALHEPVHFEGERDGVVTEVAFQYNDSYQQNILSYVNNIHTLEGGTHETGFRTALTRTLNTYGNKNNVFKNEKFALSGEDTREGLTAVVSVKVPEPQFEGQTKRKLGNSEVRGIVESLVGEKLGECFEENPNMVKRILQKAVDAARAREAARKARELVRRKGVLEGGGLPGKLLDCSSKNKEETEIFLVEGDSAGGSAAQGRNRAFQAILPMWGKLLNVEKTRLDRVLGNDKLQPVILGLGAGVGEDFDVEKLRYGKIIIMADADVDGSHIRSLLLTFFFRYMRPMILDGRVYIAQPPLYLVKKGRTERYAYDDAERDRILEELGEEGRGVTVQRYKGLGEMNPEQLWETTMNPETRTVLIVTEEDTMEAEHAFSMFMGDDVAPRRKYVEEHALEAELDVSGP
- a CDS encoding alcohol dehydrogenase catalytic domain-containing protein, with translation MGDLPKTMPVVMCRAPEDYRLEEYVVPQIEAGEVLLRVQSVGICASDLKCYLGAPMFWGDSHREGYCQAPIIPGHEFVGEVVALGDGAGDKYGLAIGDLAVSEQIVPCGACRYCLRGQYWMCMVHDIYGFRQATFGAMAEYCRLPAKALNYRVPKSIPAAHAAYVEPLACAIHAVERGNIQLNHTVVIAGAGPLGLGMVAAARMKNPALLIALDLSDKRLEIARACGADLGLNPNSVDVVDEVHKLTEGYGCDVYIEATGHPSAVEQGLLMICKLGTFVEFSVMREPVTTDWTIIGDTKELNIHGAHLSPHCYPIAIRMLEQGRLPMDQIVTHQLPLEDFHKGMDLVADGTQSVKVTLRP
- a CDS encoding homoserine dehydrogenase; this encodes MGVVGGGVARILRDREREFKDVRGLDLDIRKVAVRDLSKSRAIDLIPDCFTTNPMDVVSDPTIQIVVEVMGGVDAAYDLVLAALQNGKDVVTANKALLAERGDSLFEAAVKNNAGLGFEASVCGGIPIIQTLSQGLVANNIQSLYGILNGTTNYILTRMTEAGEDFGPMLKEAQDKGFAEADPTMDIDGTDAAQKLALLCRLAFRQRVSSGDILKEGISHITALDIDFARELGYTIKLLGIARVVGNRIEVRVHPAFVPHDALLADIRNEFNAVEIVGSAVDAQVFYGKGAGELPTASAVVADLVAIAERRKAGLGPAGAPLAPLPEADLVPTGDIQTGSYCRLTVYDKPGVLAQVAALFAGEDISIETVIQHGRSETEGGTVPLIMITHDAPESAMQRAIVRIGNLSAVTEKPQIIRILHP
- a CDS encoding DUF721 domain-containing protein gives rise to the protein MNNTMDAETDRRKSGVYRYRSGPTSDPVSAGDAIRQVVDSLGLAEKLREQRVLSLWEEIVGEDIAAVTQVNSFRWGQLSVSVQNPTWRHWLTFQCETIRQNLNREVGGDVVKKIRLQ